One genomic segment of Bradyrhizobium prioriisuperbiae includes these proteins:
- the hisB gene encoding imidazoleglycerol-phosphate dehydratase HisB, producing MRTATITRKTKETDIAVSVNLDGTGVSQVATGIGFFDHMLDLLARHSRIDITVKADGDLHVDHHHTTEDVGIALGQAVKQALGTMAGITRYAGVHMPMDETLTRVVIDISGRPVLVFKVDFPRDKIGEFDTELVREWFNAFAMNAGITLHVETLYGENSHHISESCFKGLARALRAAVAIDPRNAGEVPSTKGQLGG from the coding sequence ATGCGCACGGCCACGATTACGCGCAAAACCAAGGAAACCGACATCGCGGTATCCGTCAATCTGGACGGCACCGGCGTGTCCCAGGTTGCGACCGGAATCGGCTTTTTCGACCATATGCTGGACCTGCTGGCGCGGCATTCGCGCATCGACATCACCGTCAAGGCGGATGGCGACCTGCATGTCGACCATCACCATACCACCGAGGACGTCGGCATCGCGCTGGGCCAGGCGGTGAAGCAGGCGCTCGGCACCATGGCGGGCATCACGCGTTATGCAGGCGTCCACATGCCGATGGATGAGACGCTGACGCGCGTGGTCATCGACATTTCCGGGCGCCCGGTGCTGGTGTTCAAGGTGGACTTCCCGCGCGACAAGATCGGTGAATTCGACACCGAACTGGTGCGCGAGTGGTTCAATGCGTTCGCCATGAATGCCGGCATCACCCTGCATGTCGAGACGTTGTATGGCGAGAACAGCCATCATATCTCCGAATCCTGCTTCAAGGGTCTGGCGCGGGCCCTGCGGGCGGCTGTCGCGATCGATCCGCGCAATGCCGGCGAAGTGCCGTCCACCAAGGGACAGCTCGGCGGCTAG
- a CDS encoding phosphoribosyl-ATP diphosphatase, whose product MSRFTIHDLAATIDARAASGGEASYTRKLLDKGPAHCAKKFGEEAVETVIAAVEGDRDHLVSESADAIFHLLVLLKSRGVSIEDVEAVLAQRTQQSGLEEKAARKR is encoded by the coding sequence ATGTCCCGGTTTACGATCCATGATCTCGCTGCAACCATCGATGCCCGCGCGGCGTCCGGCGGGGAGGCGTCCTATACGCGCAAGCTGCTCGACAAGGGTCCGGCCCATTGCGCCAAGAAGTTCGGCGAGGAGGCGGTGGAGACGGTGATCGCCGCGGTCGAGGGCGACCGCGATCACCTGGTGTCCGAGAGCGCCGACGCGATCTTTCATCTTCTGGTGCTGCTGAAATCGCGCGGCGTGTCGATCGAGGATGTCGAGGCCGTGCTGGCGCAGCGGACCCAGCAGTCCGGGCTTGAGGAGAAGGCGGCGCGCAAGCGCTGA
- a CDS encoding LacI family DNA-binding transcriptional regulator encodes MPEDVSLATVAARAGVSVSTVSRIVNGEMRRASAATVARVLDAIEAVGYRPNPVGRALQRGQSQLVAMIAANLDNPAMATIASSTEAALREAGYVMILCDTHDRPELQDEYLSAMRAQMVRGYVLVAAVPSPGLSEFSALGAPTVFVNRRNPAGIGPFVGIDDRAAGATVADHFADLGRRAPAVVFPQLSSSASRDRVSGFLARLRERGWSDEAIIQADGEGRSHLQVGYDAGARIFGGSKTPDAILCVSDQIAYGVTRRARERGLKIPDDCELVSIDGTPLNQWVAPWLKSIEIPYTGYGAEIVAGLQLIWQGEPFGGRLLPYTFG; translated from the coding sequence ATGCCGGAAGACGTTTCCCTTGCAACAGTCGCGGCGCGGGCCGGCGTCTCGGTTTCGACCGTGTCGCGGATCGTCAATGGCGAGATGCGCCGCGCCTCCGCGGCCACGGTGGCGCGGGTGCTCGACGCGATCGAGGCCGTGGGCTACCGGCCCAATCCGGTGGGACGGGCCCTCCAGCGCGGCCAAAGCCAGCTCGTGGCAATGATTGCCGCCAATCTCGACAATCCGGCCATGGCGACCATCGCAAGTTCCACCGAGGCGGCCCTGCGCGAAGCCGGCTACGTCATGATCCTGTGCGATACCCATGACCGCCCCGAACTTCAGGACGAGTATCTCTCCGCGATGCGCGCCCAGATGGTGCGCGGCTATGTCCTGGTCGCGGCGGTGCCGAGCCCCGGACTGAGCGAGTTTTCCGCCCTGGGTGCCCCGACGGTGTTCGTAAACCGCCGTAATCCGGCCGGCATCGGCCCGTTTGTCGGAATCGACGATCGCGCCGCGGGTGCAACCGTCGCCGACCATTTCGCCGATCTCGGGCGGCGCGCCCCAGCCGTTGTTTTTCCGCAGCTGAGCTCATCCGCATCGCGGGACCGCGTGTCCGGCTTCCTGGCCCGGCTGCGTGAGCGTGGCTGGTCCGACGAGGCGATCATCCAGGCCGACGGGGAGGGACGATCGCATCTCCAGGTCGGCTATGATGCCGGCGCGCGCATTTTCGGCGGCAGCAAAACCCCGGACGCCATTCTCTGTGTCAGCGACCAGATCGCTTACGGGGTGACCCGGCGCGCACGCGAACGCGGTCTCAAAATCCCCGATGATTGCGAGCTCGTCAGCATCGACGGCACGCCTCTCAACCAGTGGGTCGCGCCGTGGCTGAAGTCGATCGAAATTCCCTATACCGGCTATGGGGCGGAGATCGTCGCCGGCCTGCAATTGATCTGGCAAGGCGAGCCGTTTGGCGGACGCCTGCTTCCCTACACGTTCGGCTGA
- a CDS encoding glutathione S-transferase family protein, producing MLKVWGRRNSFNVQKVMWLIGELGLAHEHIPAGGSFGQLDGPDFLAMNPHGRVPVIDDAGTVVWESHAILRYLAARFGADRFWPKDAGERSGVDRWMDWSQTSLQPAVLTEVFWGFYRTPENQRNWTAINQGIARCSTYFQLLDGWLADRRYLCGDSFSLADIPAGTSLYRYFELEINRPTIPHVTAWYQRLQERKAYREHVMIPFSDLYGRLDF from the coding sequence ATGTTGAAGGTGTGGGGGCGACGCAACTCTTTCAATGTGCAAAAGGTCATGTGGCTGATAGGCGAGTTGGGCCTCGCTCACGAGCACATACCTGCCGGCGGCAGTTTCGGCCAACTCGATGGCCCGGATTTTCTTGCAATGAACCCTCATGGGCGGGTGCCCGTGATCGATGATGCCGGAACGGTGGTGTGGGAGTCCCACGCCATCCTTCGATATCTTGCCGCGCGATTTGGTGCAGATCGGTTCTGGCCGAAGGATGCCGGCGAACGGTCCGGAGTGGATCGTTGGATGGACTGGTCGCAGACTTCATTGCAGCCAGCCGTTCTGACGGAGGTGTTCTGGGGGTTCTATCGGACGCCAGAAAATCAGCGAAACTGGACTGCGATCAATCAGGGCATTGCGCGCTGTTCGACCTATTTTCAGCTGCTCGACGGCTGGCTGGCGGATCGCAGGTACTTATGCGGTGACAGTTTCAGCCTTGCGGATATTCCGGCCGGCACCTCGCTCTACCGCTATTTTGAGCTGGAGATTAATCGCCCGACGATCCCGCACGTTACGGCGTGGTATCAGCGGCTGCAGGAGCGAAAAGCCTATCGCGAGCACGTCATGATCCCTTTCAGCGATCTCTACGGGCGGCTCGATTTCTAG
- the hslV gene encoding ATP-dependent protease subunit HslV, with the protein MHPSNSENTPVWHGTTILTVRKGGRVVIGGDGQVSIGQTVIKSNAKKVRKLGKGDVIGGFAGATADAFTLFERLESKLEQYPGQLTRAAVELAKDWRTDRYLRRLEAMMIVADKDVSLVLTGTGDVLEPEGGVMAIGSGGNYALAAARALVDTDKDAETIVRRALDIAADICVYTNRNLTIEALSAT; encoded by the coding sequence ATGCACCCATCGAACTCGGAAAACACCCCCGTCTGGCATGGCACCACCATTCTGACTGTCCGCAAGGGCGGACGGGTGGTGATCGGCGGCGACGGCCAGGTCTCCATCGGCCAGACCGTGATCAAATCCAACGCCAAAAAGGTCCGCAAGCTCGGCAAGGGCGACGTGATCGGCGGCTTCGCCGGCGCCACCGCCGACGCCTTCACTTTGTTCGAGCGGCTGGAAAGCAAGCTGGAGCAATATCCGGGGCAATTGACCCGCGCCGCGGTCGAGCTTGCCAAGGACTGGCGGACCGACCGTTACCTGCGCCGGCTCGAGGCCATGATGATCGTCGCCGACAAGGACGTCTCGCTGGTGCTGACCGGCACCGGCGACGTGCTGGAGCCGGAAGGCGGCGTGATGGCGATCGGCTCGGGCGGCAACTATGCCCTCGCAGCCGCCCGTGCCTTGGTCGACACCGACAAGGACGCGGAAACCATCGTGCGGCGCGCGCTGGATATCGCCGCCGACATCTGTGTCTACACCAACCGCAACCTGACCATCGAAGCGCTGAGCGCAACCTGA
- the coaA gene encoding type I pantothenate kinase, which produces MDARIDLQYNPYRVFSRDEWAKLRDDTPMTLAADEIAALRSLHDRLDLKEVEDIYLPLSRLLSMYVAAAQRLFFAQRRFLGIEDRKMPYIIGVAGSVAVGKSTTARVLQALLARWSPRPKVDLVTTDGFLFPNAVLERRGLMQKKGFPESYDLPTLLNFLSDIKAGRRSVRAPIYSHHTYDIVPHQSVEIDQPDILILEGVNVLQTGRLPRDGQAIPFVSDFFDFSVYIDAEEPVLRKWYVQRFLSLRDTAFHDPKSYFHRYALLSDDEAIATATAIWDRTNLANLEDNILPTRPRATLILKKGGEHVIEKVSLRRL; this is translated from the coding sequence ATGGATGCGCGGATCGATCTTCAGTACAATCCCTACCGGGTGTTCTCGCGCGACGAGTGGGCGAAGCTGCGCGACGATACGCCGATGACGCTGGCCGCCGACGAGATCGCGGCGCTGCGCTCGCTGCACGACCGGCTGGACCTGAAGGAGGTCGAGGACATCTACCTGCCGCTGTCTCGGCTGCTGTCGATGTATGTCGCCGCCGCCCAGCGATTGTTCTTCGCGCAGCGCCGCTTTCTCGGCATCGAAGACCGCAAGATGCCCTACATCATCGGCGTCGCCGGCTCGGTGGCGGTCGGCAAGTCCACCACCGCGCGTGTGCTGCAGGCACTGCTGGCGCGCTGGTCGCCGCGCCCCAAGGTCGACCTGGTCACCACCGACGGCTTTCTGTTTCCCAACGCGGTGCTGGAACGCCGCGGCCTGATGCAGAAGAAGGGCTTTCCGGAAAGCTACGATCTGCCGACGCTGCTGAACTTTCTCAGCGACATCAAGGCGGGCCGGCGGTCGGTGCGGGCGCCGATCTATTCGCACCACACCTACGACATCGTGCCGCACCAGAGCGTCGAGATCGACCAGCCGGACATCCTGATTCTCGAGGGCGTCAACGTGCTGCAGACCGGACGGTTGCCGCGGGACGGCCAGGCCATTCCGTTCGTGTCGGACTTCTTCGACTTCTCGGTCTATATCGATGCGGAAGAGCCGGTGTTGCGGAAGTGGTATGTGCAGCGTTTCCTGTCGCTGCGCGACACCGCGTTCCACGATCCGAAATCATACTTCCATCGCTACGCACTGCTGTCGGACGACGAGGCGATCGCCACCGCCACCGCGATCTGGGACCGCACCAACCTCGCCAATCTCGAAGACAACATCCTGCCGACCCGTCCCCGCGCCACCCTGATCCTGAAGAAGGGCGGCGAGCATGTGATCGAGAAGGTGTCGCTGCGGCGGCTGTAG
- the hisF gene encoding imidazole glycerol phosphate synthase subunit HisF: MFKVRVIPCLDVKDGRVVKGINFVDLRDAGDPVEAAIAYDAAGADELTFLDITATHENRGTMLDVVRRTAEACFMPLTVGGGVRVVEDIRTLLTSGADKVSINSAAVSRREFVREAAEKFGGQCVVVAIDAKKVSAPGTPDRWEIFTHGGRKATGIDALGYAEEVAALGAGEILLTSMDRDGTRQGFDIALTRAVADRVPIPVIASGGVGNLDHLVGGIRDGHATAVLAASIFHFGEFTIRQAKEHMRGAGLPMRLDP; this comes from the coding sequence ATGTTCAAGGTGCGCGTCATTCCCTGTCTCGATGTGAAGGATGGCCGGGTCGTCAAGGGCATCAATTTCGTCGACCTGCGCGACGCCGGCGATCCGGTGGAGGCGGCGATCGCCTATGACGCCGCCGGCGCCGACGAACTGACCTTCCTCGACATCACCGCCACTCATGAGAACCGCGGCACCATGCTGGATGTGGTGCGGCGGACGGCGGAAGCCTGCTTCATGCCGCTCACCGTGGGCGGCGGCGTTCGCGTGGTCGAGGACATCCGCACGCTTCTCACCTCGGGCGCCGACAAAGTGTCGATCAATTCGGCCGCCGTCAGCCGGCGCGAATTCGTGCGCGAGGCGGCCGAGAAGTTCGGCGGCCAGTGCGTCGTGGTCGCCATCGACGCCAAGAAAGTCAGTGCGCCTGGCACGCCGGACCGCTGGGAGATCTTCACCCATGGCGGCCGCAAGGCCACCGGGATCGACGCGCTGGGCTATGCCGAGGAAGTGGCTGCGTTGGGCGCCGGTGAAATCCTGCTGACCTCGATGGACCGCGACGGCACCCGCCAGGGCTTCGACATTGCACTGACCCGAGCGGTGGCCGACCGGGTGCCAATTCCCGTGATCGCCTCCGGCGGTGTCGGCAACCTGGATCACCTGGTCGGCGGCATCCGCGACGGCCACGCCACCGCGGTGCTGGCGGCCTCGATTTTCCATTTCGGGGAATTCACCATCCGGCAGGCCAAGGAGCACATGCGCGGCGCCGGTTTGCCGATGCGTCTCGATCCTTGA
- the hisH gene encoding imidazole glycerol phosphate synthase subunit HisH yields MSVAIIDYGSGNLHSAAKAFELAARSLDHPPQIVVTRDPDVVSRADRVVLPGVGAFADCRHGLDALDGMVSALNETVRGKARPFFGICVGMQLMATRGKEYVTTAGFDWIAGDVEKIAPGDASLKIPHMGWNTLQVQRPHPVLQGLPLGDDGRHAYFVHSYHLNAANDADVVARADYGGPVTAIVARDTAIGTQFHPEKSQRFGLALIGNFLTWAP; encoded by the coding sequence ATGAGTGTCGCGATCATCGATTATGGTTCGGGCAACCTGCACTCCGCCGCGAAGGCGTTTGAGTTGGCGGCGCGCAGCCTCGATCATCCGCCGCAGATCGTCGTCACCCGCGATCCCGACGTGGTGTCGCGGGCGGATCGCGTGGTGCTGCCGGGTGTCGGTGCGTTCGCCGATTGCCGTCATGGCCTCGACGCGCTCGACGGCATGGTGTCGGCGCTGAACGAGACGGTGCGCGGCAAGGCGCGGCCGTTCTTCGGCATCTGTGTCGGCATGCAGCTGATGGCGACCCGCGGCAAGGAATACGTCACCACGGCCGGGTTCGACTGGATTGCCGGCGATGTCGAAAAGATCGCGCCTGGTGATGCCAGCCTGAAGATCCCGCACATGGGCTGGAACACGCTGCAGGTCCAGCGTCCGCATCCGGTGCTGCAGGGATTGCCGCTGGGTGACGACGGTCGTCACGCCTATTTCGTGCACTCCTATCACCTCAACGCCGCAAACGACGCCGATGTGGTGGCCCGCGCTGATTACGGTGGCCCGGTCACCGCCATCGTCGCCCGCGACACCGCCATCGGCACTCAATTTCACCCTGAAAAGAGCCAGCGCTTTGGGCTCGCTCTGATCGGCAACTTTCTGACGTGGGCCCCGTGA
- the hisA gene encoding 1-(5-phosphoribosyl)-5-[(5-phosphoribosylamino)methylideneamino]imidazole-4-carboxamide isomerase, with protein MILFPAIDLKNGACVRLEQGDMARATVFSNDPAAQAKSFETQGFEYLHVVDLDGAFAGKPMNAQAVESMLATVKMPVQLGGGIRDLATVEAWLGKGIARVIIGTAAVRDPALVKQAAKAFPGQVAVGLDARDGKVAVEGWAETSQVTALEIAQRFEDAGVAAIIFTDIARDGLLKGLNLEATIALAEAISVPVIASGGLASIDDVKALLTPAAKKLAGAISGRALYDGRLDPAEAMALILSARKAA; from the coding sequence GTGATTCTGTTTCCTGCCATCGATCTGAAAAACGGCGCTTGTGTTCGCCTCGAACAGGGCGACATGGCCCGCGCCACTGTGTTCAGCAATGATCCCGCGGCGCAGGCGAAAAGCTTCGAGACCCAGGGTTTCGAGTATCTGCATGTGGTCGACCTCGACGGCGCCTTCGCCGGCAAGCCGATGAACGCGCAGGCGGTCGAGTCCATGTTGGCGACGGTGAAAATGCCGGTGCAACTCGGTGGCGGCATTCGCGATCTCGCGACGGTCGAAGCCTGGCTCGGCAAGGGCATCGCCAGGGTCATCATCGGCACCGCCGCGGTGCGCGATCCGGCGCTGGTGAAGCAGGCCGCGAAAGCATTTCCCGGACAGGTCGCGGTCGGACTGGACGCCCGCGACGGCAAGGTGGCGGTGGAGGGCTGGGCCGAGACCTCCCAGGTCACCGCGCTGGAGATCGCGCAGCGGTTCGAGGATGCCGGCGTTGCCGCCATCATCTTCACCGATATCGCCCGTGACGGCCTGCTGAAGGGCCTCAACCTCGAGGCCACCATCGCACTGGCGGAGGCCATTTCGGTGCCGGTGATCGCCTCCGGCGGCCTGGCTTCGATCGACGACGTCAAGGCGCTGCTGACGCCGGCGGCGAAAAAGCTGGCCGGCGCGATTTCCGGCCGGGCGCTGTATGACGGGCGGCTCGATCCTGCGGAAGCGATGGCGCTGATCCTGTCAGCGCGCAAGGCGGCCTGA
- a CDS encoding DUF2628 domain-containing protein, with translation MPVYTVHGPVTAGGAAEATDRFVFVRDGFHVWAAVAAPLWLAFHRLWLALVGYLVLVVAVAAGLWALRLGSDVRFTVMLLIALLMGFEASSLRRWTLSRGKWRELDVVAARNSDEAERRFFDRWAEGRTASADGASIDRGSPPPVRPAARVQPPHGEIMGLFPQPGAPR, from the coding sequence ATGCCGGTTTACACAGTTCATGGCCCGGTGACGGCAGGTGGCGCCGCTGAGGCGACCGACCGCTTTGTGTTCGTGCGCGACGGCTTTCATGTCTGGGCAGCGGTCGCGGCTCCGCTGTGGCTGGCTTTCCATCGGCTGTGGCTGGCGCTGGTGGGCTACCTCGTGCTTGTCGTGGCCGTTGCGGCGGGGCTCTGGGCGCTGCGCCTCGGCTCCGATGTGCGCTTTACGGTCATGCTTTTGATCGCCTTGCTGATGGGCTTCGAGGCGTCCAGCCTGCGGCGCTGGACCCTGTCGCGCGGCAAATGGCGGGAACTCGATGTGGTGGCCGCCAGGAATAGCGATGAGGCGGAACGCCGGTTCTTCGATCGCTGGGCCGAGGGACGCACAGCGTCCGCCGATGGCGCCTCGATCGATCGCGGATCGCCGCCGCCGGTGCGTCCGGCCGCGCGGGTGCAGCCGCCGCATGGCGAGATCATGGGGCTATTCCCGCAGCCGGGAGCGCCGCGATGA
- a CDS encoding ATP-binding protein, protein MTRGLRIRLRYRRFRRRHPLAVALARSLTIFSAAFGGTYGFIAGSYSKDYNPHTFALGISFLLALACLALASLSFRMRRLRKAMAAVALRNEALIDRNWELKEAEERSRSLFESRSDLIVLRDAEQRITFTNDAFCALAQKSRDELVGSMFVLPVLEQGDAALDVDGTRVHDQKIASALGPRWIAWREALIRTEANRPADMQSVGRDVTDRAETERALGDARDHANAANRAKSRFLAMASHEIRTPLNGIIGMSGLLFDTQLSAEQTTYVRAVKTSGEALLLLIDELLDFSKIEAGKIDLEHRPFVLAAMVEEITELLAPRAQARHLEIAAYIDERLPTEVIGDAARLRQVLLNLAGNAIKFTATGGVALIVEPGIWPNEVSFLVRDTGIGIAPEAQERIFREFEQADERTVRNYGGTGLGLSISERIVKRMGGRITLDSAPGRGSTFEASIPLIASANPAAGASAFVAPDLRDKAVMLVAPQAIEASLVARRLERWGAQTCSLTDAVVAQALLPERAWHAIIVDHNLGAEEAEQLAEAARYHALHRIVMVTPSTRRERQPSDSSAFTGYLVKPLRAASLAARLVMPDVTDAPKLAVDDADLVEAAPRPTPSRGLSILVAEDNEINALLMRSLLTRLGHRPVITVNGAQAMESWLAAETAGAPYDLVLMDVQMPELDGIETTRRIRARETSLQMRRTPIIALTANTLVEDRYACFAAGMDGFLVKPLDRDKLNDVLASIPASPHLAAQAVRF, encoded by the coding sequence ATGACGCGGGGATTACGGATCAGACTGCGCTATCGCCGATTCAGGCGGCGGCACCCGTTGGCCGTCGCCTTGGCGCGCTCGCTGACGATCTTCTCGGCGGCGTTCGGCGGTACCTATGGCTTCATCGCCGGCAGCTATTCCAAGGACTACAATCCGCATACCTTCGCTCTCGGCATCAGCTTTTTGCTTGCGCTGGCGTGCCTTGCGCTTGCAAGCCTGAGCTTCCGGATGCGGCGGCTGCGCAAGGCGATGGCCGCGGTCGCGTTGCGCAACGAAGCCTTGATCGATCGCAACTGGGAACTGAAGGAAGCCGAGGAACGCTCGCGCAGCCTGTTTGAATCCCGCAGCGACCTGATCGTGCTGCGCGACGCGGAGCAGCGCATCACCTTCACCAACGACGCCTTCTGCGCGCTCGCACAAAAATCCCGCGACGAGCTGGTGGGCTCGATGTTCGTGCTGCCTGTGCTCGAGCAGGGCGATGCGGCGCTGGACGTCGACGGCACCCGCGTGCACGACCAGAAGATCGCAAGCGCCCTGGGTCCACGCTGGATTGCCTGGCGCGAAGCCCTGATCCGCACCGAGGCCAACCGCCCGGCCGACATGCAGAGTGTCGGCCGCGATGTCACCGACCGCGCCGAAACCGAACGGGCGCTGGGCGATGCCCGTGACCATGCCAATGCGGCCAACCGCGCCAAGTCGCGTTTCCTGGCCATGGCGTCGCATGAGATCCGCACGCCGCTCAATGGCATCATCGGCATGAGCGGGCTGTTGTTCGATACACAGCTTTCAGCCGAACAGACCACCTATGTGCGGGCGGTGAAGACCTCCGGCGAAGCTCTGCTGCTGCTGATCGACGAGCTGCTGGACTTCTCCAAGATCGAAGCCGGCAAGATCGACCTCGAGCATCGCCCCTTCGTGCTGGCGGCAATGGTCGAGGAGATCACCGAGCTGCTGGCGCCGCGCGCGCAGGCGCGACACCTGGAGATTGCCGCCTATATCGACGAGCGCCTGCCCACGGAAGTGATCGGCGACGCCGCGCGGCTGCGCCAGGTGCTGCTCAATCTCGCCGGCAATGCCATCAAGTTCACCGCGACCGGCGGCGTCGCGCTGATTGTCGAGCCCGGGATCTGGCCCAACGAGGTCAGCTTCCTGGTTCGCGATACCGGCATCGGCATCGCACCGGAGGCGCAAGAGCGGATTTTCCGCGAGTTCGAACAGGCCGACGAACGCACCGTCCGCAATTATGGCGGGACCGGCCTCGGCCTAAGCATTAGCGAACGCATCGTCAAACGCATGGGCGGACGCATCACCCTGGACAGCGCCCCCGGACGTGGCTCGACGTTCGAGGCGTCGATTCCGTTGATTGCATCCGCAAACCCCGCCGCCGGTGCATCCGCGTTCGTCGCCCCCGACCTGCGGGACAAAGCGGTCATGCTGGTGGCGCCGCAGGCGATCGAAGCCTCGCTGGTCGCGCGCCGGCTGGAGCGCTGGGGCGCTCAGACCTGTTCGCTGACCGACGCGGTGGTGGCGCAGGCGCTGCTGCCGGAACGGGCCTGGCACGCAATCATTGTCGACCACAATCTCGGCGCTGAAGAAGCAGAGCAGCTTGCCGAGGCCGCCCGTTATCATGCCCTGCACCGGATCGTGATGGTGACGCCATCGACGCGACGCGAGCGGCAGCCGTCGGACTCGAGCGCGTTCACCGGCTATCTGGTCAAGCCGTTGCGCGCTGCGTCGCTGGCGGCGCGGCTGGTGATGCCGGACGTCACAGACGCGCCGAAACTCGCTGTTGATGACGCGGATCTCGTCGAGGCCGCGCCGCGCCCAACGCCCTCGAGAGGCCTGTCGATCCTGGTCGCCGAGGACAACGAGATCAATGCGCTGCTGATGCGCTCGCTGCTGACCCGGCTTGGCCATCGTCCGGTCATCACCGTCAACGGCGCGCAGGCCATGGAATCCTGGCTGGCGGCGGAGACCGCCGGCGCGCCTTATGACCTGGTGCTGATGGACGTGCAGATGCCGGAGCTCGACGGCATCGAGACCACGCGGCGCATCCGCGCCCGCGAAACATCGCTGCAGATGCGTCGCACGCCGATCATCGCGCTGACGGCGAACACGCTGGTGGAAGATCGTTACGCCTGCTTCGCCGCCGGCATGGACGGCTTCCTGGTCAAGCCGCTGGATCGCGACAAGCTCAACGACGTGCTTGCCAGCATTCCAGCCTCTCCGCACCTTGCTGCGCAAGCGGTCCGATTCTAA
- a CDS encoding GNAT family N-acetyltransferase, which yields MPAFVSEAAIKLRPGIHAPAAPLGRIGPLEVRLAHKKADVKRAQKLRYKVFYKDGSAIADAATMLAQRDKDAFDKICDHLLVIDHAAKPSLSGKQPVVGTYRLLRQDVAERHGGFYTDNEFDVSELVDRHRGLKFLELGRSCVLPPYRNKRTVELLWHGIWSYVRQHNCDVMLGCASFEGTDPDRLALPLSFLHHYSRAPEAWRAAAHPSRRVEMNRLAKEAINPKAALHELPPLIKGYLRLGAFIGDGAVIDHQFGTTDVLIVMPVSAINARYIDHFGVDANRHAA from the coding sequence ATGCCGGCCTTTGTCAGCGAGGCCGCCATCAAGCTGCGGCCCGGCATCCATGCCCCCGCAGCACCGCTCGGCCGGATCGGACCGCTGGAGGTCCGGCTTGCGCACAAGAAGGCCGACGTGAAACGCGCGCAGAAACTGCGCTACAAGGTGTTCTACAAGGACGGCAGCGCGATTGCGGATGCCGCCACCATGCTGGCGCAGCGCGACAAGGACGCCTTCGACAAGATCTGCGATCACCTGCTGGTCATCGACCATGCCGCCAAGCCGTCGTTGAGCGGCAAGCAGCCGGTGGTCGGAACATACCGCCTGCTCAGGCAGGACGTCGCCGAGCGTCACGGCGGCTTCTACACCGACAATGAATTCGACGTGTCGGAGCTGGTCGATCGTCACCGCGGACTGAAGTTTCTCGAACTCGGCCGCTCCTGCGTGCTGCCGCCCTATCGCAACAAGCGCACCGTGGAATTGCTGTGGCATGGCATCTGGAGTTACGTGCGTCAGCACAATTGCGATGTGATGCTGGGCTGCGCGAGCTTCGAGGGCACCGATCCGGACCGGCTTGCGTTGCCGCTGTCGTTCCTGCATCACTATTCGCGCGCGCCGGAAGCCTGGCGGGCAGCGGCGCATCCGTCCCGCCGCGTCGAAATGAACCGGCTGGCCAAGGAAGCGATCAATCCGAAGGCCGCGCTGCACGAACTGCCGCCGCTGATCAAAGGCTATCTGCGGCTCGGCGCCTTCATCGGCGACGGCGCCGTGATCGACCATCAGTTCGGCACCACCGATGTGCTGATCGTGATGCCGGTGTCCGCCATCAACGCCCGCTACATCGACCATTTCGGCGTCGATGCCAATCGGCACGCGGCGTAA